In one window of Skermanella rosea DNA:
- a CDS encoding HVO_A0114 family putative DNA-binding protein: MTTLRIGIASYEQMKARTMAIARGELRPGPDEPKVWFTSMDSLAKVLSEDNRTLLRQIAATRPASLDELAKESGRKKSNLSRTLKTMAGYGLIELDRGERGRISPRLTFDRLVLEIGV, translated from the coding sequence ATGACCACGCTTCGCATCGGTATCGCCAGCTATGAGCAGATGAAGGCCCGCACCATGGCTATTGCGCGGGGCGAGCTTCGTCCCGGCCCCGACGAGCCCAAGGTCTGGTTCACCTCCATGGATTCCCTCGCCAAGGTGCTGTCGGAAGACAACCGGACGCTTCTGCGCCAGATCGCAGCGACGCGCCCGGCCTCGCTGGACGAATTGGCAAAGGAGAGCGGTCGGAAGAAGTCAAACCTGTCCCGCACCCTCAAAACCATGGCCGGCTACGGACTGATCGAACTTGATCGCGGTGAGCGGGGCCGGATCAGCCCACGGCTGACGTTCGACAGGTTGGTGCTGGAAATCGGCGTGTAG
- a CDS encoding GNAT family N-acetyltransferase, whose protein sequence is MNIAIEQPHHAAAIDTLLDLSFGPERAGKTVYRLREGVDPVPGLSLVALEDDAVVGTIRYWPVLIGGVTPTILLGPIAIAPHMRSGGLGAQMIRQSLNRASAAGWRSVVLVGDAPYYGRFGFTRDLTLSMSLPGPVDLDRFLALELVEGSLAGVSGLLTRWPAEPEPMLAPEIAARQGVGAPAYAREWRLLNAPA, encoded by the coding sequence ATGAACATTGCGATCGAGCAGCCGCATCACGCCGCCGCCATCGACACCCTGCTGGACCTCTCCTTCGGCCCCGAACGGGCCGGCAAGACCGTTTACCGCCTGCGCGAAGGCGTCGATCCCGTCCCCGGCCTGTCGCTGGTGGCGCTGGAGGACGATGCCGTCGTGGGCACCATCCGCTACTGGCCCGTCCTGATTGGCGGCGTCACGCCGACCATCCTGCTCGGCCCCATCGCGATCGCGCCGCACATGCGGAGCGGCGGCCTGGGCGCCCAGATGATCCGGCAGAGCCTGAACCGGGCCTCGGCCGCCGGCTGGCGCAGCGTCGTCCTGGTCGGCGACGCGCCCTACTATGGCCGCTTCGGCTTCACCCGGGACCTGACCCTCTCCATGAGCCTGCCCGGCCCGGTGGACCTGGACCGCTTCCTGGCGCTGGAACTGGTGGAAGGCTCGCTCGCCGGCGTCTCCGGCCTGCTGACCCGCTGGCCCGCCGAACCCGAGCCGATGCTGGCCCCGGAAATCGCCGCCCGCCAGGGCGTGGGCGCGCCGGCCTATGCCCGGGAGTGGCGGCTGCTGAACGCGCCGGCGTGA
- a CDS encoding ABC transporter permease produces the protein MTTGERIDIATAPAASDAPAPAAGRRRRSRLEAVPAVTLVLFLGPIAAGLAGTWAPAFGILPALGGTEPTLDPWRGLLAAPGLGGAVLLSAGTGLAATLLSFAIALWFCAAWHGTRTFSAFRRLLAPLLALPHAAFAIGLAFLMAPSGWVARLLSPWATGWTFPPDLALVNDPWGLALVLGLMVKEVPFLMLMVVAALGQTPADKALTVARSMGYGPVTAWLKVVLPLVYAQVRLPVYAVLAFSLSVVDVALILGPGTPPPLAVLVLRWFSDPDLALRYQAAAGACLQLVLVAAMIALWRLAEVAAGRASRGWLVSGRRGGSGRAARAVSAGLAAGVVAVAVGSSVGLGLWSVASRWRFPDALPGGWTLETWERALPALAGPAWTTLTAGLAAAGIALVLVLGCLENEQRSGLRPSARGLWLLYLPLLVPQIGFLFGTQVLLVAAGLDGTWPALVWSHLLFVLPYVFLTLADPYRALDERYARAAACLGASPARVFLRVKLPLLLRPVLAAAAIGFSVSVAQYLPTQFAGAGRLPTLTTEAVGLAAGADRRLIGVYGFAQAALPLAAFALALLAPGLVGRARRFGSGTGGRA, from the coding sequence ATGACGACAGGCGAACGGATCGACATCGCGACCGCTCCCGCCGCATCCGACGCCCCTGCCCCCGCAGCGGGCCGGCGGCGGCGCAGCCGGCTGGAAGCCGTGCCGGCGGTGACGCTCGTCCTGTTCCTCGGGCCGATCGCCGCCGGGCTGGCCGGCACCTGGGCGCCGGCCTTCGGAATCCTGCCCGCGCTGGGCGGGACCGAGCCGACGCTGGACCCGTGGCGCGGGCTGCTGGCGGCGCCGGGGCTGGGCGGGGCCGTGCTGCTGTCCGCGGGGACGGGGCTGGCGGCGACGCTGCTGTCCTTCGCCATCGCCCTGTGGTTCTGCGCCGCGTGGCACGGCACCCGCACCTTCTCCGCCTTCCGGCGGCTGCTCGCCCCCCTGCTGGCCCTGCCCCACGCCGCCTTCGCGATCGGGCTGGCCTTCCTGATGGCGCCCAGCGGCTGGGTCGCGCGGCTGCTGTCGCCCTGGGCGACCGGCTGGACCTTTCCGCCCGACCTGGCGCTGGTCAACGATCCCTGGGGACTGGCGCTGGTGCTGGGGCTGATGGTCAAGGAGGTGCCGTTCCTGATGCTGATGGTCGTCGCGGCGCTCGGCCAGACGCCGGCGGACAAGGCGCTGACGGTCGCCCGCAGCATGGGGTACGGCCCGGTCACGGCCTGGCTGAAAGTGGTGCTGCCGCTGGTCTATGCGCAGGTCCGGCTGCCGGTTTACGCGGTGCTGGCCTTCTCCCTGTCGGTCGTGGACGTGGCGCTGATCCTGGGGCCGGGCACGCCGCCGCCGCTGGCGGTGCTGGTGCTGCGCTGGTTCTCCGATCCCGACCTGGCGCTGCGGTACCAGGCGGCGGCGGGCGCCTGCCTGCAATTGGTCCTGGTGGCGGCGATGATCGCCCTGTGGCGCCTGGCCGAGGTCGCGGCCGGGCGGGCCAGCCGGGGCTGGCTGGTGTCCGGCCGGCGCGGCGGTTCCGGGCGGGCGGCGCGGGCGGTCTCGGCCGGGCTGGCCGCCGGGGTGGTGGCGGTCGCGGTCGGCTCCTCGGTCGGGCTCGGCCTGTGGTCGGTGGCGTCGCGCTGGCGCTTTCCCGACGCCCTGCCCGGCGGCTGGACGCTGGAGACCTGGGAACGGGCGCTGCCCGCCCTGGCGGGTCCCGCCTGGACGACGCTGACGGCCGGGCTAGCCGCCGCCGGGATCGCCCTGGTGCTGGTGCTGGGCTGCCTGGAGAACGAGCAGAGGTCCGGCCTTCGGCCCTCGGCCCGCGGGCTGTGGCTGCTCTACCTGCCGCTGCTGGTGCCGCAGATCGGCTTCCTGTTCGGGACCCAGGTGCTGCTGGTGGCGGCCGGGCTGGACGGCACCTGGCCGGCCCTGGTGTGGAGCCACCTGCTGTTCGTGCTGCCCTACGTGTTCCTGACCCTGGCCGATCCCTACCGGGCGCTGGACGAGCGCTACGCGCGGGCGGCGGCGTGCCTCGGCGCCTCGCCGGCTCGGGTCTTCCTGCGGGTCAAGCTGCCGCTGCTGCTGCGCCCGGTGCTGGCGGCGGCGGCGATCGGCTTCTCGGTCAGCGTCGCCCAGTACCTGCCGACCCAGTTCGCCGGGGCCGGCCGGCTGCCGACGCTGACCACCGAGGCGGTCGGGCTGGCGGCCGGGGCGGACCGCCGGCTGATCGGCGTCTACGGCTTCGCCCAGGCCGCCCTGCCCCTGGCCGCCTTCGCCCTGGCGCTGCTGGCGCCGGGACTGGTCGGGCGGGCGCGCCGGTTCGGAAGCGGAACGGGAGGACGGGCATGA
- a CDS encoding ATP-binding cassette domain-containing protein has product MRAGLGPPLGADEEHWLELDRVTLKLGGRDLFAPLSLTIRGGRVAVLMGPSGSGKSSLLAHLCGTLDPAFDAAGRVVLDGADLAGLPPERRRVGILFQDDLLFPHMSVAENLAFGLPPAVRGRAGRRAVVDRALDEADLAGFGGRDPATLSGGQRARVALLRTLLAEPSALLLDEPFGKLDAALRGRFRAWVFDHARRRGLPTLLVTHDPADAEEADGPVVDLGAAEPDTPTTAYGGTLLSGRKRKGA; this is encoded by the coding sequence ATGAGGGCGGGCCTGGGACCGCCCCTGGGAGCGGATGAGGAACACTGGCTGGAACTCGACCGGGTGACGCTCAAGCTCGGCGGACGGGACCTGTTCGCGCCGCTGTCGCTGACCATCCGGGGCGGCCGGGTCGCCGTGCTGATGGGGCCGAGCGGAAGCGGCAAGTCCAGCCTGCTGGCCCATCTGTGCGGGACCCTGGACCCCGCCTTCGACGCCGCCGGACGGGTGGTGCTGGACGGCGCCGACCTGGCCGGGCTGCCGCCGGAACGGCGCCGGGTCGGCATCCTGTTCCAGGACGACCTGCTGTTCCCCCACATGAGCGTGGCGGAGAACCTGGCGTTCGGCCTGCCGCCGGCCGTCCGGGGACGCGCCGGGAGGCGGGCCGTGGTCGATCGGGCGCTGGACGAGGCCGACCTCGCCGGCTTCGGCGGGCGCGACCCGGCGACCCTGTCGGGCGGACAGCGCGCCCGCGTGGCCCTGCTGCGAACCCTGTTGGCGGAGCCGTCGGCCCTGCTGCTGGACGAACCTTTCGGCAAGCTGGACGCCGCCCTGCGCGGCCGGTTCCGCGCCTGGGTGTTCGATCATGCGCGGCGGCGCGGCCTGCCGACCCTGCTGGTCACCCACGACCCGGCCGACGCGGAGGAGGCCGACGGGCCGGTCGTCGATCTCGGCGCGGCGGAGCCCGATACGCCGACGACCGCATATGGGGGTACGTTATTAAGCGGGCGTAAACGCAAAGGAGCGTAG
- the apaG gene encoding Co2+/Mg2+ efflux protein ApaG has product MYSQTTRSIRVSVKPTFLEEQSSPAEHHFVWAYHVRIENTGGETVQLRNRHWRITDRFGRVQEVQGAGVVGEQPVLEPGESFEYTSGTPLTAPSGIMSGSYQMETARGEKFDVTIPAFSLDSPHETVQLN; this is encoded by the coding sequence ATGTACAGTCAGACAACCCGCTCGATCAGGGTTTCCGTCAAGCCGACGTTCCTGGAGGAACAGTCCTCGCCGGCGGAACACCATTTCGTATGGGCCTATCATGTCCGGATCGAGAACACCGGGGGCGAGACGGTTCAGCTGCGCAACCGCCACTGGCGGATCACCGACAGGTTCGGCCGGGTCCAGGAGGTGCAGGGAGCCGGCGTCGTCGGGGAACAGCCCGTCCTGGAACCGGGAGAGAGCTTCGAATACACCAGCGGCACGCCGTTGACCGCTCCCTCGGGCATCATGTCGGGCAGCTATCAGATGGAAACCGCGCGCGGCGAGAAGTTCGACGTGACGATACCGGCCTTCTCGCTGGACAGCCCCCACGAGACTGTCCAACTCAACTAG
- the folE gene encoding GTP cyclohydrolase I FolE, whose product MVRGPSHHRRSAPGIARPSRAEAEQAVRTLLLWAGDDPDREGLLGTPDRVVRSYEEFFAGYGVDPVELLQRTFEETDGYDEMVVLKGIRFESYCEHHMVPIIGKAHVAYLPNHRVVGISKLARVVEAYAKRLQIQEKMTSQIANTIEEVLQPLGVAVVLEGEHQCMTTRGIHKPGVNMVTSRMLGAFRTDPSTRREFLAMIGSPSGNGIGG is encoded by the coding sequence ATCGTCCGCGGTCCTTCCCACCATCGCCGCAGCGCCCCCGGGATTGCGCGCCCAAGCCGTGCCGAAGCCGAACAAGCCGTCCGCACCCTTCTGCTCTGGGCGGGAGACGATCCCGACCGCGAGGGCCTGCTGGGCACGCCCGACCGCGTGGTGCGGTCCTACGAGGAGTTCTTCGCCGGCTACGGCGTCGATCCGGTGGAACTGCTCCAGCGCACCTTCGAGGAGACCGACGGCTATGACGAAATGGTCGTCCTGAAGGGCATCCGGTTCGAATCCTACTGCGAACACCACATGGTGCCGATCATCGGCAAGGCGCACGTGGCCTATCTGCCCAATCACCGCGTCGTCGGCATCAGCAAGCTGGCCCGCGTGGTCGAGGCCTATGCCAAGCGCCTCCAGATCCAGGAGAAGATGACCTCCCAGATCGCCAACACGATCGAGGAGGTCCTCCAGCCGCTCGGCGTCGCGGTCGTGCTGGAAGGCGAGCACCAGTGCATGACCACCCGCGGCATCCACAAGCCCGGCGTCAACATGGTGACCAGCCGGATGCTGGGCGCCTTCCGGACGGACCCGTCGACCCGCCGGGAATTCCTGGCCATGATCGGCAGCCCGTCCGGCAACGGCATCGGCGGCTGA
- a CDS encoding TrkH family potassium uptake protein, which yields MDYRPVFFVLGILLSTLAFSMLVPMLADLSVGHPDWQTFAISAAFTLFVGVSLLLTNRMPEFTLSIRQAFLLTTLSWVVTAAFAAVPLMLAEMGLSYTDAFFEAMSGITTTGATVIVGLDSAPPGILLWRALLQWMGGIGIIVLALSVLPMLQVGGMQLFRTESSEKSDKVLPRAAQLASWIGLIYLGFTALCAVGYRLAGMGWFDAFAHAMTTIATGGFSTADASVAFFDDPLIELVGIVFMLAGALPFVLYLRALRGDPRPLLADRQVQWFAAVVAAAIGIMAAHLWIERDYEPLAALRLASFNVVSVITGTGYATSDFGTWGPFAAGLMFFLMFVGGCAGSTSCGIKIFRFQVLYATADAQMRRLIQPHGVFIAYYNGKPIPEAVSVSVMSFFFLYALCFVALSLSLQLLGLDYMTAMSGAATAISNVGPGLGPVIGPSGTFAPLPDAAKWVLSAGMLMGRLELFTVLVLLTPAFWRQ from the coding sequence TTGGATTATCGCCCCGTCTTCTTCGTTCTCGGCATCCTGCTGTCGACGCTGGCCTTCAGCATGCTGGTCCCGATGCTGGCCGACCTGTCGGTCGGGCACCCGGACTGGCAGACCTTCGCGATCTCGGCGGCCTTTACCCTGTTCGTCGGCGTGTCCCTGCTGCTGACCAACCGGATGCCCGAATTCACGCTGTCGATCCGCCAGGCCTTCCTGCTGACCACGCTCTCCTGGGTGGTGACCGCCGCCTTCGCCGCGGTACCCCTGATGCTGGCGGAGATGGGGCTCAGCTACACCGACGCCTTCTTCGAGGCGATGTCCGGCATCACGACGACCGGCGCAACCGTGATCGTCGGGCTGGACTCGGCCCCGCCGGGCATCCTGCTGTGGCGGGCTCTGCTTCAGTGGATGGGCGGGATCGGCATCATCGTGCTGGCGCTGTCGGTGCTGCCCATGCTCCAGGTCGGCGGCATGCAGCTGTTCCGAACGGAATCGTCGGAGAAATCGGACAAGGTACTGCCGCGAGCCGCCCAGCTGGCGAGCTGGATCGGCCTGATCTACCTGGGCTTCACGGCGCTGTGCGCGGTCGGCTACCGGCTGGCCGGCATGGGCTGGTTCGATGCCTTCGCCCATGCCATGACCACCATCGCGACCGGCGGCTTCTCCACCGCCGACGCGTCGGTCGCCTTCTTCGACGATCCGCTGATCGAGCTGGTGGGGATCGTCTTCATGCTGGCGGGGGCGCTGCCCTTCGTGCTGTACCTCCGGGCCCTGCGCGGCGACCCGCGGCCCCTGCTGGCGGACCGGCAGGTCCAGTGGTTCGCCGCCGTGGTCGCCGCAGCGATCGGCATCATGGCCGCGCACCTGTGGATCGAGCGCGACTACGAACCGCTTGCCGCGCTGCGGCTGGCGTCGTTCAACGTCGTGTCGGTGATCACCGGGACGGGCTACGCGACGTCGGACTTCGGGACCTGGGGACCGTTCGCCGCGGGGCTGATGTTCTTCCTGATGTTCGTCGGCGGCTGCGCCGGGTCCACCTCGTGCGGGATCAAGATCTTCCGGTTCCAGGTGCTCTACGCCACCGCCGACGCCCAGATGCGGCGGCTGATCCAGCCGCACGGCGTCTTCATCGCCTATTACAACGGCAAGCCGATCCCGGAGGCGGTCTCGGTGTCGGTGATGAGCTTCTTTTTCCTCTACGCCCTGTGCTTCGTGGCGCTGTCCCTGTCGCTCCAACTGCTGGGGCTGGACTACATGACGGCGATGAGCGGCGCCGCCACCGCGATCAGCAATGTCGGCCCCGGCCTGGGGCCGGTGATCGGGCCGAGCGGCACCTTCGCGCCTCTGCCCGACGCCGCCAAATGGGTCCTGTCGGCCGGGATGCTGATGGGACGGCTGGAGCTGTTCACCGTGCTGGTCCTGCTGACCCCGGCCTTCTGGCGCCAGTGA
- a CDS encoding helix-turn-helix transcriptional regulator, with amino-acid sequence MLEFGRSLRRLRRLNGIKQEHLAELAGVTQATVSRWESGRHRPTPEQAAQLLPLLEARLNPAGDAMLKRLVETSALRVHLVCDVSHRLLAVSQGRRREWENDAHDLYGETLWPFASDGIRDGEARLGDLGWYEPVARPVAGWTDLKHSGVIRMGPGMWLWERVRLSDGRFARMVTTLPLEDLRRGVPEARIVSLPPGAEEPVV; translated from the coding sequence ATGCTGGAATTCGGACGCTCCCTGCGCCGGCTCCGCCGGCTGAACGGCATCAAGCAGGAACACCTGGCCGAACTGGCCGGCGTGACCCAGGCGACCGTGTCGCGCTGGGAATCCGGGCGGCACCGGCCGACGCCGGAGCAGGCGGCGCAGCTGCTGCCCCTGCTGGAGGCGCGCCTGAACCCGGCGGGCGACGCCATGCTGAAGCGGCTGGTGGAAACCTCCGCCCTGCGGGTCCACCTGGTCTGCGACGTCAGCCACCGGCTGCTGGCCGTGTCCCAGGGGCGCCGGCGGGAGTGGGAGAACGACGCCCATGACCTCTACGGCGAGACCCTGTGGCCCTTCGCGTCCGACGGCATCCGCGACGGCGAGGCGCGCCTGGGGGACCTGGGCTGGTACGAACCGGTCGCCCGTCCCGTCGCCGGCTGGACCGACTTGAAGCATTCGGGCGTGATCCGCATGGGTCCGGGCATGTGGCTGTGGGAGCGGGTCCGGCTGAGCGACGGCCGCTTCGCCCGGATGGTCACCACGCTGCCGCTGGAGGACCTGCGGCGCGGCGTGCCCGAGGCGCGCATCGTCTCCCTGCCGCCCGGAGCCGAAGAACCGGTCGTATGA
- a CDS encoding serine hydrolase produces the protein MLRVCVRVSSAGALAALILSGALFSSLLFPRPAAAYRASLVVDADSGVVLHAEQPNLRSFPASTTKMMTVYMAFDALRAGRLKLDEELPVSVRAASQTGQSLRLRQGSTIRARDAILGAIIESANDAAVVLAERLGGTESDFAEAMTAKARSLGMNRTEFRNASGLNHPEQVVTARDLTILALALLRNFPDQYSYFSTRSFVHRGSTFNSVNGFLANYRGADGIKTGFTCAAGYNLVASAVRDGRRLVAVVLGELSRGDRADSIARLMDEAYAKPSPKIPVTLRDIDPVRTREPDEPAAGVISPTCASIVSVPGMPRAQGGWSVEIAGTFNTKAKAADAGRKLMRSHAAVLGGAMLTTIERRRKHRPIVVGLEEAQATAACKRLRQAKAYCLVVSPKNLRAAVAPTSAKVRKSQPPKSQPPKSQPPKSQPPKPPPAKSK, from the coding sequence GTGCTGCGGGTATGCGTTCGTGTGTCGTCGGCGGGCGCGCTCGCGGCCCTGATCCTCTCCGGAGCCCTGTTCTCCAGCCTTCTCTTCCCGAGACCTGCCGCCGCGTACCGGGCCAGCCTGGTCGTCGATGCCGACAGCGGGGTCGTGCTCCATGCCGAGCAGCCCAACCTGCGCAGCTTCCCGGCCTCGACCACCAAGATGATGACGGTCTACATGGCGTTCGACGCGCTGCGGGCCGGCCGGCTGAAGCTGGACGAGGAACTGCCCGTGTCGGTCCGGGCGGCCAGCCAGACCGGCCAGTCCCTGCGGCTTCGCCAGGGCTCGACCATCCGGGCGCGAGACGCCATCCTGGGCGCCATCATCGAATCCGCCAACGACGCCGCCGTCGTCCTGGCCGAGCGGCTGGGCGGCACCGAGTCCGATTTCGCCGAAGCCATGACCGCCAAGGCCCGGTCGCTCGGCATGAACCGGACCGAGTTCCGCAACGCCTCCGGGCTCAACCACCCGGAGCAGGTCGTCACGGCGCGCGACCTGACGATCCTGGCGCTGGCGCTGCTGCGGAACTTTCCCGACCAGTACAGCTATTTCAGCACCCGGAGCTTCGTCCACCGGGGCAGCACCTTCAACAGCGTCAACGGTTTCCTGGCCAACTACCGGGGCGCCGACGGCATCAAGACCGGCTTCACCTGCGCCGCCGGGTACAACCTGGTGGCGTCGGCGGTGCGCGACGGGCGCCGGCTGGTCGCCGTCGTCCTGGGCGAGCTGAGCCGCGGCGACCGCGCCGACAGCATCGCCCGGCTGATGGACGAGGCCTATGCCAAGCCGTCCCCCAAGATCCCGGTCACCCTGCGCGACATCGACCCGGTCCGGACCCGGGAGCCGGACGAGCCGGCCGCCGGCGTCATCTCCCCGACCTGCGCGTCGATCGTCTCGGTTCCCGGCATGCCGCGGGCGCAGGGCGGCTGGAGCGTCGAGATCGCCGGCACCTTCAACACCAAGGCGAAGGCGGCCGACGCCGGGCGCAAGCTGATGCGGAGCCATGCCGCCGTGCTCGGCGGGGCCATGCTGACGACGATCGAACGGCGCAGAAAGCACCGCCCGATCGTCGTCGGGCTGGAGGAGGCGCAGGCCACGGCCGCCTGCAAGCGCCTGCGCCAGGCCAAGGCCTATTGCCTGGTGGTCTCGCCGAAGAACCTCCGCGCCGCCGTGGCGCCGACCTCGGCGAAGGTCCGGAAATCCCAGCCGCCCAAATCCCAGCCGCCCAAATCCCAGCCGCCCAAATCCCAGCCGCCCAAGCCGCCGCCGGCCAAATCCAAGTGA
- a CDS encoding Hsp33 family molecular chaperone produces MSHFGHAENPLTDDIVQPFQIDASHLRGRLVKVGPMLDEVLSKHAYPEPVAHLLGETITLAITLAGALKYEGIFTLQTKGDGPISLMVADVTSTGDVRGYAQFDAERLAGADAGVAAPVPALLGTGYLAFTVDQGEHTERYQGIVELNGDTLSDCVQHYFRQSEQLDTGIKVAVGHAGTDSDRIWRGGALMLQRLPEDQIQQVLGSDVADDWRRAMVLIGTCTDAELLDPGLPPNDLLFRLFHEDGVRVYTPTELRATCRCSRDRVATVLRSLPREEISELKVNGRVEVTCEFCNSTYTFDDAQLENVYG; encoded by the coding sequence ATGAGTCATTTCGGTCACGCCGAGAATCCCCTCACCGACGACATCGTGCAGCCTTTCCAGATCGACGCCTCGCACCTGCGGGGCCGTCTGGTCAAGGTCGGCCCGATGCTCGACGAGGTCCTGTCCAAGCATGCCTATCCCGAGCCGGTCGCCCATCTGCTCGGCGAAACCATCACGCTCGCCATCACCCTGGCGGGCGCCCTCAAATACGAGGGCATCTTCACGCTCCAGACCAAGGGCGACGGCCCGATCTCGCTGATGGTGGCCGACGTCACCAGCACCGGCGACGTGCGCGGCTACGCCCAGTTCGACGCCGAGCGGCTGGCCGGGGCCGACGCGGGTGTTGCGGCGCCGGTGCCTGCGTTGCTGGGCACCGGCTATCTCGCCTTCACGGTCGACCAGGGCGAGCACACCGAACGCTACCAGGGCATCGTCGAGCTGAACGGCGATACCCTGTCGGATTGCGTTCAGCATTACTTCCGCCAGTCCGAGCAGCTCGATACCGGCATCAAGGTCGCGGTCGGCCATGCCGGCACCGACTCGGACCGGATCTGGCGCGGCGGCGCCCTGATGCTCCAGCGACTGCCGGAGGACCAGATCCAGCAGGTGCTGGGAAGCGACGTGGCCGACGACTGGCGCCGGGCCATGGTGCTGATCGGCACCTGCACCGACGCCGAGCTGCTGGACCCGGGGCTGCCGCCCAACGACCTGCTGTTCCGCCTGTTCCACGAGGACGGCGTGCGGGTCTATACTCCGACGGAGCTCCGGGCCACCTGCCGCTGCTCGCGCGACCGCGTGGCGACGGTGCTGCGGTCGCTGCCGCGGGAGGAGATCTCGGAACTGAAGGTCAACGGCCGGGTCGAGGTCACGTGCGAGTTCTGTAACTCGACGTATACTTTTGATGATGCACAATTGGAGAATGTCTACGGCTGA
- the argF gene encoding ornithine carbamoyltransferase has translation MTAPASGGPGPRHFLDLDDFDAATLRSILERGKALKAGGRSDKPLAGKTLAMIFEKPSTRTRVSFEVGMRQLGGDVVMLSSKEMQLGRGETVADTAKVLSRFVDVIMLRTDSEAKLLELAEHATVPVINGLTDRSHPCQIMADVLTFEEHRGPIAGKVVAWSGDGNNVAASWIHAAVRFGFELRLACPEQLRPDPDLVGWAAGQGGNVTVGGDPEAAVAGADCVVTDTWVSMNQQDAETRHNMLAPYRVDRRLMANAKPDAIFMHCLPAHRGDEVTADVIDGPNSVVWDEAENRLHAQKGILTWCLSS, from the coding sequence ATGACCGCGCCGGCCTCCGGCGGTCCCGGCCCCCGCCACTTCCTCGACCTCGACGATTTCGACGCCGCGACGCTGCGCTCCATCCTGGAGCGCGGCAAGGCGCTGAAGGCCGGCGGCAGGAGCGACAAGCCGCTGGCCGGCAAGACGCTCGCCATGATCTTCGAGAAGCCGTCCACCCGGACCCGCGTCTCCTTCGAGGTCGGCATGCGCCAGCTCGGCGGCGACGTGGTGATGCTCAGCTCCAAGGAGATGCAGCTCGGCCGCGGGGAGACGGTGGCCGACACCGCCAAGGTATTGTCCCGCTTCGTCGACGTGATCATGCTGCGCACCGATTCCGAGGCGAAGCTGCTGGAACTGGCGGAGCACGCGACCGTCCCGGTGATCAATGGGCTGACCGACCGGTCGCACCCCTGCCAGATCATGGCCGACGTGCTTACCTTCGAGGAGCACCGCGGCCCGATCGCGGGCAAGGTGGTGGCCTGGAGCGGTGACGGCAACAATGTCGCCGCCAGCTGGATCCACGCCGCGGTCCGTTTCGGCTTCGAGCTGCGGCTCGCCTGTCCGGAACAGCTCCGGCCCGACCCGGACCTGGTCGGCTGGGCGGCCGGGCAGGGCGGAAATGTCACCGTCGGTGGCGACCCGGAAGCCGCCGTGGCCGGGGCCGATTGCGTGGTCACCGACACCTGGGTCTCCATGAACCAGCAGGACGCCGAAACCCGCCATAACATGCTGGCCCCCTACCGGGTTGACCGGCGCCTGATGGCAAACGCGAAACCGGACGCCATATTCATGCACTGTCTGCCAGCCCATCGCGGCGACGAGGTCACCGCCGACGTGATCGACGGACCGAACTCCGTGGTATGGGACGAGGCGGAAAACCGCCTGCACGCCCAGAAGGGCATTTTAACCTGGTGTCTGAGTTCATGA